Genomic window (Apus apus isolate bApuApu2 unplaced genomic scaffold, bApuApu2.pri.cur manual_scaffold_58_ctg1, whole genome shotgun sequence):
AGCACTGGGGAGTAAGGCAGGAACTCCCAGCCTGTGGagccaacttctttcagctgtgaggcagagatacccccacaagggtgacatcgactgacgccgaagcagaacagccactcttgagagagacatcacgtgcctgagagaactggctgtgccagaggtgatctatgataacaaggGGTTACAGATCCTGGTGACGTTCTGTGCGACACACAAAtgctccagaggtctgtgcaggctgtgccagcagcacatgcccagatgttctccttcaggggATGATTTGATGACTACAAAGGACCAATTGTgagtgaagtggctttcaaagcacgacagcatggagacatgatctctgatccccatcagttccacacctcagccatggaagaaaTGACTGAGGGAAGGAACAAGATGCCTGAgagatgggaaggctggtgctgcagccatgaaggggacacgtcctgctaggagacagcagcaagagaggcaggacccacttggatgccacctgtggtctctctagtgtgatcttataaagaggacatgagaacctgagacaataaacccactgctgttctcctgagacATGTACAAGGGCTGCCAaatagaaggaatgaaggagatggtccttccaggaagacttgagtcagacaatgggactcatttcaaaaccagtctagtgactggctgggccaaagaggggtgggtgggtggtatGTCTCTCTATTTTGGCTTGAACCACATCAGTCTCCCCAAGGCCAGATGTCTGGTTTGATGGCCTTGCagagtgtttttaaaaaaagacacatcTGTCTGCTGGTTACAGCTACACAGTAAGTGTTGCACCAGTTATGTAGAGGTTGTCATCaagatatacatatatatatagtgctGGGTTGTGAGATTCCTCTAGAGGTCCTTTTTGGTTCAGGCCTCAGTACCTCATATGGCCTTGTATGGAATGTATGaccatgacatcacaatggggcaggagagccttaaatgggatgtatggccatgacatcaccatgggtggccagtttgggaagcagggggatgtccacagcctgcagggaaagagctgcaggagtcagacactgtaggacagcctgtggtggggacagctgggggcacagccatggctgagagcccccagcccaggtcttgatctcctgggctgtggagcttctctctgcagctgctgcctacgaggagacaccttctcatgagagcagcaggactccatgggctcctcatcacacctgtgagcctgagaaagagtgtctcctagtcctgctccaggcactgcacatccccacatcccagtgcccgggcagagccctgagcaacgtgtgaggggcaggatctcttctcccagggcctcTGGGTCAGGGCTTGCACCTTGGAatcatctcccccagccaggctgactccacctcagagccatcttgtccttgcctttgcctgcctgtcagcagggcctccaggttcctgctctcaccagagcccaggcagctttgtcagggatgtccctcagtgggaccccttcacactgccagaaactctggagtttgcacctgactctggcttctggagaggtttcttcagcttcactgctcatcagagccaccttgccatggcctttccctgcctgccatgagtgcttccaggttcctgctctaagcagcccctgtgcagcctttcctggtaatggtcctccctgggacccattaatgctgcagaaagttgggagtgtgcagctgagcctgccttgtggagaggagccccagcaggggctgagggcactgcctgcaggcagcaggggagaggagccaggcagggagagaggataaaggcaggcaggaggggcaggagggctgagagctgctgaaggagacatcttcacagccctgggcatggtgagtgtctctttgcatgcccctctgtgcgggggggaggaaccagtcctggagctgctggcttggacaggagacccagactcctgcagctttgcagggagagaggagcaggtttgtcaaggcccctgagaaagtgccttcagcctttcctctgcctgcaggaagcactgccctcagctctgtgctctccccagggctgatctggtctcctcttcaggagtggccagcacagagctgcccctgggcagggtcctgctgccaggagggctctgcagggcagagctgagcacaggctgggtgggatggggctgtgagcagggccagggaggagaggtggggacagcttccagcaggagcagctgcagtcaggtcccttccccgcagcaagcccttggtctcctctgctccacagcagagctcctggctccaaggcacTAGGATCTCAGCCTGACTCACCTGCTTAGCAGCTTCTCATCCTCTTTCCCATGTtccccctgctgtggagcaggagaaACTCTTTTGGCAGctgggctcctcacagcacacttggccagcacagaccagagctccagccagggagatggaggaaTGTTCTGTAAACAAGGAGAGAGTCAATGTCTGTTTTCAGAGGGTGGTTTGAggggagggaatgggaagagatttgctcagggctgtcctgacttgtgagtgtgcttttcttctctggcaGCACCTCgtgaggaaagggctgggatgtccaacagcagctccatcagccagttcctcctcctggcattcgcagacaggcgggagctgcagctcctgcacttctggctcttcctgggcatctacctggctgccctcctgggcaacggcctcatcatcaccaccatcgcctgggaccaccacctccacacccccatgtacttcttcctgctcaacctctccctcctcgacctgggctgcatctccaccaccctccccaaagccatggccaattccctctgggacaccagggccatctcctactcagcatgtgctgcacagctcttcttctttgtcttcttcatctcagcagattattttcttctcaccatcatgtgctatgaccgctacgtggccatctgcagacccctgcactacgggaccctcctgggcagcagagcttgtgtccacatggcagcagctgcctgggcctctgggtttctcagtgctctgctgcacacagccagtacattttcactgcccctctgccagggcaatgccctgggacagttcttctgtgaaatcccccagatcctcacgctctcctgctcacacacaGGCTACCTCAGGGAAATTGGGCTTGTTGTGTTCAGTCTTTTTTTAGGATTTGGCtgctttgtcttcatggtggtgtcctatgtgcagatcttcagggctgtgctgaggatcccctctcagcagggaaggcacaaagccttttccacctgcctccctcacctggccgtggtctccctgttcatcagcactggcatctttgcctacctgaagcccccctccatctcctccccatccctggacctaGTGCTGGCAGTTCagtactcagtggtgcctccagcactgaaccccctcatctacagcatgaggaaccagcaGCTCAAGGATGCCCTcaggaaagtgatttcttcattgttcaAGAGTGAGAGATTTAAAGCCTCTTTCCAGAAGTGATTCCATTTTATGTCATTGCAtcgtttttgtttgtttgctaatttgtttttgtttttttgcttttttggtatTCTGCTCTGTGGGGGTTTGTTGTTATAATTATTGTTAgtactattattttattttatattactgctgttgttattgtcatgcttggttttgttcctgcaaagaTGTTTGCACTTGTGTCGCTACAACTGAGACACggacctgctttgtttcctcttgaTCCATTATTAAAGTTTCTAACACTTGCTCTGAGTCCTTGGCTGTCCAGTAACCCAAattagctgctctgcatggcatcctgtcccccagccatgtcacttgcaccactcagctctctaggtcattgatacagatattaaccaggactggtcccaggacggacccctgagggacacttgtcaccatctccatctggacactgagcccttcaccactgccctctggatcTGACCATCTCACCCATTCCTCATCCCCTGAGCAGTCCACACATCaaacccttctctctccaggttagagagaaggatgttttgaggGACCACGTCAAGGGCCTCACACaatccagggaggtgacacccatggctcttcccttcccaaggATGCAGTCACTCTGCTGCCCTATTTGCAACTGGCCTTATAactctgagcacacaccacTGGCTCCTGGGACACTCCTTGAATGCCCAGGCCCTTCTTctcagggtcactgctgagttgctcagctctcagccagccctcATGCTggggatgattctgcccctggcAAAGCactgactgcttctctgggtaaaactctgtgaggtttcttctgaCTGAATCCCAGA
Coding sequences:
- the LOC127396303 gene encoding olfactory receptor 14J1-like codes for the protein MSNSSSISQFLLLAFADRRELQLLHFWLFLGIYLAALLGNGLIITTIAWDHHLHTPMYFFLLNLSLLDLGCISTTLPKAMANSLWDTRAISYSACAAQLFFFVFFISADYFLLTIMCYDRYVAICRPLHYGTLLGSRACVHMAAAAWASGFLSALLHTASTFSLPLCQGNALGQFFCEIPQILTLSCSHTGYLREIGLVVFSLFLGFGCFVFMVVSYVQIFRAVLRIPSQQGRHKAFSTCLPHLAVVSLFISTGIFAYLKPPSISSPSLDLVLAVQYSVVPPALNPLIYSMRNQQLKDALRKVISSLFKSERFKASFQK